In one window of Rhodoglobus vestalii DNA:
- a CDS encoding D-alanine--D-alanine ligase family protein, which translates to MNASPTRVLVLAGGISHERDVSLRSGRRVADGLLAQGKDVELRDPDATLLPYLRDTKPDVVWPALHGASGEDGALRGLLDLIGIPYVGSRADAARLAWDKPTAKSLVARAGVRTPLSIALSRESFRELGAHSILDELADELAGDLVVKPAQGGSAQGVSIVSDRHDLPGAMVNAYNYCEVALVEQRITGVEIAIGVLDSGAGPVALPAVEIVPVAGAYTFEARYNAGQTDFYTPARVSTEDAERAANAALAAHSALGLRHLSRVDLIVDGAGTPWFLEANVLPGLTETSIFPLALVAAGHDLGRVYAALADAAIQSM; encoded by the coding sequence ATGAACGCTTCACCCACTCGCGTACTGGTACTCGCCGGGGGCATCTCCCATGAACGCGATGTATCTCTTCGTTCAGGACGTCGCGTGGCCGACGGACTGCTCGCCCAGGGCAAAGACGTTGAGCTCCGTGATCCGGATGCCACCCTGCTTCCGTACCTTCGCGACACCAAGCCAGATGTGGTCTGGCCCGCGCTCCACGGGGCAAGTGGGGAGGATGGAGCTCTGCGCGGACTGCTCGACCTGATCGGCATCCCGTACGTCGGATCGCGGGCCGATGCTGCCCGGCTTGCTTGGGATAAGCCCACCGCAAAATCTCTTGTTGCCCGTGCGGGAGTTCGCACGCCGCTCTCGATCGCCCTCTCGCGTGAATCTTTTCGTGAACTGGGTGCTCACAGCATTCTTGATGAGTTAGCCGATGAACTCGCCGGTGATCTCGTCGTGAAGCCCGCTCAGGGCGGCTCGGCTCAGGGCGTGTCCATTGTTTCCGACCGCCATGACCTGCCGGGCGCGATGGTCAATGCCTACAACTACTGCGAGGTCGCCCTAGTCGAGCAACGCATTACCGGTGTTGAGATAGCAATCGGTGTGCTCGACAGCGGGGCAGGACCGGTGGCCCTCCCTGCGGTAGAAATCGTCCCTGTTGCTGGCGCCTACACCTTTGAGGCTCGCTATAACGCCGGTCAGACCGACTTTTACACTCCAGCCCGCGTTTCCACCGAAGATGCGGAGCGAGCAGCAAACGCCGCCCTTGCGGCACATTCTGCGCTGGGACTTCGTCACCTCTCGCGCGTTGACCTGATCGTGGATGGGGCAGGTACACCGTGGTTTCTTGAAGCCAACGTTCTTCCCGGGCTTACGGAAACGTCCATTTTTCCGCTAGCCCTCGTCGCTGCTGGCCATGATTTGGGCCGCGTCTACGCGGCACTCGCGGATGCAGCTATCCAGAGCATGTAG
- a CDS encoding PLP-dependent aminotransferase family protein, with product MTTQPNNLDQWFDHYADRASGLAASEVRALFAVASRPEVVSLAGGMPYVSALPQDLITDSINRVMRDRGPAALQYGSGQGLPALREQILEVMALEGIQASVDDVVVTTGSQHALELVTKLFINPGDVVLAEGPSYVTALVVFRSFQAEIAHVEMDEFGLVPDSLRAHIAAVRAAGKTIKLLYTVPTFSNPAGVTLSWQRRIDVLEIARENGILVLEDNPYGLLYFDGPPPHAMRSVEEEGVIYLGTFSKTLAPGFRVGWVLAPHAVREKLILANEAAVLSPSSFTQSVISEYMSVADWKGQIGTFRDVYRERRDAMLTALDDYLPDLDWTVPNGGFYVWVTLPNNLDSKSMLPRAVKELVAYTPGTAFYADGNGRSNMRLSFCYPTPEFIREGVRRLSTVVNGERELLNTFSQTAPLTIAPPARSMINPPANLS from the coding sequence ATGACAACACAGCCGAATAACCTCGACCAGTGGTTCGATCACTATGCCGACAGAGCCTCCGGTCTTGCTGCCTCCGAAGTGCGGGCGTTATTTGCCGTTGCCTCTCGCCCCGAGGTTGTCTCGCTCGCGGGTGGCATGCCGTATGTTTCGGCCCTGCCTCAAGACCTCATCACCGATTCGATCAACCGTGTCATGCGCGATCGTGGGCCGGCCGCACTGCAGTACGGTTCCGGGCAGGGCCTGCCTGCGCTTCGGGAACAGATTCTTGAGGTGATGGCGCTGGAGGGCATCCAGGCTAGCGTTGATGACGTCGTTGTCACCACCGGGTCGCAGCATGCTCTCGAGCTTGTCACCAAGCTGTTTATTAATCCCGGCGATGTTGTGCTTGCCGAGGGGCCCAGCTACGTGACCGCGTTGGTTGTCTTTAGGTCGTTTCAGGCGGAGATCGCGCACGTCGAAATGGATGAGTTTGGTCTCGTTCCAGATTCTCTTCGCGCCCATATTGCGGCGGTTCGCGCGGCAGGCAAGACGATCAAGCTTCTCTATACCGTTCCCACTTTCAGTAATCCTGCGGGAGTGACTCTCAGCTGGCAACGCCGGATTGACGTGTTGGAAATTGCTCGGGAGAATGGCATTTTGGTTCTCGAAGACAACCCGTATGGCCTGTTGTACTTCGATGGCCCTCCACCGCACGCGATGCGCTCTGTCGAAGAGGAGGGTGTGATCTACCTTGGCACCTTCTCCAAGACTCTTGCACCGGGTTTCCGGGTCGGTTGGGTGCTCGCCCCGCATGCGGTCAGAGAGAAACTCATTTTGGCCAATGAGGCTGCCGTGCTCTCACCCAGCTCATTCACCCAAAGCGTCATCAGCGAATACATGAGTGTCGCCGATTGGAAGGGCCAGATAGGCACCTTCCGAGACGTATACCGTGAGCGTCGTGATGCGATGCTTACGGCTCTCGATGACTATCTTCCCGACCTTGATTGGACGGTACCAAACGGCGGCTTCTACGTATGGGTGACCCTTCCTAACAACCTCGATTCGAAGTCGATGTTGCCCCGTGCGGTGAAGGAGCTCGTGGCTTACACCCCTGGCACCGCCTTCTATGCCGACGGGAATGGACGCAGCAACATGCGCTTGTCGTTCTGTTACCCGACCCCCGAGTTTATTCGGGAGGGCGTACGCCGACTCTCCACTGTCGTGAATGGTGAGCGCGAACTGCTCAACACGTTCTCGCAGACCGCACCGCTCACCATTGCGCCCCCCGCGCGGTCGATGATTAACCCTCCAGCCAACCTTAGCTAG
- the trxB gene encoding thioredoxin-disulfide reductase, protein MRQAIIIGSGPAGYTAAIYAARANLAPLVIASSVEAGGELMKTTEVENYPGFAEGIQGPALMIEMQKQAERFGAEIVLDDVTDLQLEGQIKRVTLGNGDVHEALAVVFATGSAYRKLGLPDEERLSGYGVSWCATCDGFFFRKKTIAVVGGGDSAMEEATFLTKFADKVYVIHRKDELRASKAMQERAFSDPKIEFLWNKAVTGITGAELVDGIDLTDTVDGSTTHLDVSGLFIAIGADPRTHLVHGQLDINTDGTVIVDGRSSRTNITGVFAAGDVIDPTYRQAVTAAGSGTVAALDAEHYLASLPRELVADAIQPMSLQESDEEASNKEAA, encoded by the coding sequence GTGCGTCAAGCCATCATCATCGGATCCGGCCCCGCCGGTTACACTGCGGCGATTTATGCGGCACGCGCTAATCTTGCGCCCCTCGTAATCGCCAGTTCGGTCGAGGCTGGCGGCGAACTGATGAAAACCACCGAAGTGGAGAACTACCCGGGGTTTGCCGAGGGCATTCAGGGTCCTGCGCTCATGATTGAGATGCAGAAGCAGGCTGAGCGTTTCGGTGCCGAGATCGTTCTTGACGATGTAACTGATCTTCAGCTTGAGGGCCAGATCAAGAGGGTAACTCTTGGCAACGGCGATGTTCACGAGGCACTGGCGGTCGTCTTCGCTACGGGTTCTGCCTACCGCAAGCTCGGCCTTCCCGACGAGGAACGACTGAGCGGCTACGGGGTTTCTTGGTGCGCAACCTGCGACGGATTCTTCTTCCGCAAGAAGACGATTGCCGTCGTCGGCGGCGGCGATTCGGCCATGGAAGAGGCAACGTTCCTCACAAAATTTGCCGACAAGGTTTACGTTATTCATCGCAAAGATGAGCTGCGTGCGTCGAAGGCCATGCAAGAACGGGCATTCAGCGATCCCAAGATCGAATTCCTGTGGAACAAGGCAGTAACCGGCATCACTGGTGCTGAGCTAGTCGACGGTATCGATCTCACTGACACGGTCGACGGCAGCACTACGCACCTCGACGTCAGCGGGTTGTTTATCGCCATCGGCGCCGACCCCCGCACGCACCTGGTGCACGGTCAGCTAGACATCAATACCGACGGGACCGTAATCGTGGATGGTCGTTCCTCACGCACCAACATCACCGGCGTGTTTGCCGCTGGCGATGTCATCGACCCCACATATCGTCAAGCGGTCACCGCCGCCGGTTCCGGCACAGTGGCAGCGCTCGACGCTGAACACTACCTTGCGTCATTGCCACGCGAGCTTGTCGCCGACGCAATCCAACCCATGTCACTCCAAGAATCAGACGAAGAAGCATCAAACAAAGAAGCCGCTTAA
- the murJ gene encoding murein biosynthesis integral membrane protein MurJ — MTNQTGPEVGPEPSGPPVAGSLPTQKSSTIGRASALLASGTLVSRILGFISAIVLARTLGLVGTADAYAIANQLPKAVYAIVAGGILSAVIVPQIVRAALHKDGGQKFINRLVTLGIVIFLIITVAATFSAPLLVQVYARASANFGPEEFALATAFAYWCLPQILFYALYSMLGEVLNARGKFGPFTWAPVANNLVMLSGLLVFQFLFGNVTLFSSEDWTGQMVAVLAGGATLGVAVQAALLAFFWRRAGLRYRPEFRWRGVGLGNAGKAASWTFGMILVTQVGGAIGTQIASLASGVDASVFVITTAWLIFMLPHSVIAVSIGMAYFTRMSGHARDGDLSSMRDDVSAALRSILMLLMFAAVGLMVIAFPFSALFATNYAELSSLAAVLILYLVGLVPFSIMYVLQRVFYAFEDTRTPFILQTIQVLLYVAGALYVSTLPLDRIAMGLAAMISIAGTIQTIIALIVVRKRVPGFLLLPLVLRALWFLAAMLPAAAAGFGILMLLGGFGEDSFVVSSFLGGFVSIALAGSGMLIVYGAVLALTKNAEFFAFARPIASRLLRRR; from the coding sequence ATGACTAATCAGACCGGCCCTGAGGTTGGTCCTGAGCCCAGCGGCCCTCCCGTTGCGGGGTCGCTTCCTACCCAGAAGAGCTCCACCATCGGTCGAGCGAGCGCGCTGCTCGCGTCGGGCACTCTGGTTTCTCGCATCCTCGGATTCATCAGTGCGATAGTCCTTGCCCGAACTCTAGGTCTCGTCGGAACTGCCGACGCGTACGCCATTGCCAACCAGCTGCCCAAAGCGGTCTATGCCATCGTGGCCGGCGGAATTCTCAGCGCCGTTATCGTGCCGCAAATCGTGCGGGCTGCTCTTCATAAAGACGGCGGGCAGAAGTTCATCAACCGCTTGGTGACGCTGGGCATAGTTATCTTCCTCATCATCACGGTTGCGGCGACTTTCAGTGCGCCGCTTCTCGTGCAGGTGTATGCACGCGCCAGCGCCAATTTCGGGCCGGAAGAATTCGCTCTCGCTACAGCCTTCGCCTACTGGTGCCTCCCGCAGATTCTCTTTTACGCGCTGTACTCAATGCTCGGTGAAGTGCTCAACGCTCGCGGCAAGTTTGGGCCATTCACCTGGGCTCCTGTTGCCAACAACCTGGTGATGCTGTCCGGGCTCCTCGTGTTTCAGTTTCTCTTTGGCAACGTCACCCTTTTCTCGTCGGAGGACTGGACCGGGCAGATGGTCGCCGTGCTTGCCGGCGGCGCCACACTCGGTGTCGCCGTTCAGGCAGCGCTTTTGGCGTTTTTCTGGCGTCGCGCTGGGCTTCGGTATCGTCCCGAGTTTCGCTGGCGCGGTGTGGGCCTCGGCAATGCGGGGAAAGCCGCCTCGTGGACTTTTGGCATGATTCTCGTCACGCAAGTCGGTGGCGCTATCGGCACTCAGATTGCGAGCCTCGCCTCGGGTGTTGATGCATCGGTTTTCGTCATCACGACGGCCTGGTTGATCTTCATGCTCCCGCACTCTGTCATTGCCGTGTCGATCGGAATGGCCTATTTCACTCGCATGAGCGGTCATGCGCGCGACGGAGATCTGTCGTCGATGCGCGATGACGTGTCGGCGGCCCTGCGATCGATTCTGATGCTGCTGATGTTCGCGGCCGTTGGCCTGATGGTAATCGCGTTTCCCTTTAGTGCTCTCTTCGCCACCAACTACGCCGAATTATCCTCTTTGGCCGCAGTTCTCATCCTTTACCTTGTCGGGCTCGTGCCCTTCAGCATCATGTATGTATTGCAGCGGGTGTTTTACGCGTTCGAAGACACGCGGACCCCGTTCATCCTGCAGACGATTCAAGTGCTTCTCTATGTTGCCGGGGCCCTCTACGTGTCAACGTTGCCCCTTGACCGCATTGCGATGGGTTTGGCGGCAATGATCAGCATTGCTGGCACGATTCAAACCATCATTGCGCTGATCGTGGTGCGCAAGCGTGTCCCCGGGTTCTTACTGCTTCCCCTCGTGCTTCGTGCGCTGTGGTTTCTGGCGGCAATGCTGCCTGCCGCGGCTGCGGGCTTCGGCATCCTGATGCTGCTGGGCGGATTCGGGGAGGATTCCTTCGTTGTTTCCAGCTTTTTGGGTGGTTTCGTTTCTATCGCGCTGGCGGGTAGCGGCATGCTCATTGTTTACGGGGCGGTGCTTGCGCTCACGAAGAACGCCGAGTTCTTCGCCTTCGCGCGCCCCATAGCGTCGCGCCTCCTTCGCCGCCGTTAA
- the trxA gene encoding thioredoxin codes for MSSATEVTDANFDELVINSKDTIMVDFWAEWCGPCRAVSPILDQIASENADKIKIVKLNVDDNPQMAMKYQITSIPAMKVFRGGEVVKTVIGAKPKPALEADLAEFLA; via the coding sequence ATGTCTTCAGCAACAGAAGTAACCGACGCAAACTTTGATGAACTCGTCATCAACTCCAAAGACACCATCATGGTAGATTTTTGGGCCGAATGGTGCGGCCCGTGTCGCGCCGTCTCCCCCATTCTTGACCAAATCGCCAGCGAGAACGCCGACAAGATCAAGATCGTCAAGCTCAATGTCGACGACAACCCACAGATGGCAATGAAATACCAGATCACCTCGATTCCCGCGATGAAGGTGTTCCGTGGTGGCGAGGTCGTGAAGACCGTTATCGGCGCAAAGCCGAAGCCGGCGCTTGAAGCCGATCTTGCGGAGTTCTTGGCGTAA
- a CDS encoding DUF6049 family protein encodes MRVFSAAVALGLSLGVAAGGAAAAPSAAAPSAAEIAAVSPASVATQVSIIAPLTVPSGSGGLLSAETLTDYTGPSGLLTRQLDAVAGKALTVAIDPLIVASIRVLGTSAPESARGWLERLSLISNEVVPLPYANSDPTLVTQTGREEILGPISFDFALNPANFAAADESETTETQAPMDVGTDVVPPYPTSGELVAWDYAIDGFVRPRSNTVVADDIAVLAAANFSTTVLSSTNVSRDPGAGSVVMIDGMTALIADSAASTAMDEALGSTLDRDVPAAEAELVSSVLAAGASQAAETGSVLITIDHSLELSSARLDTALASLSSSPSITLVPLTTLASATPAAATISDLPQSEARINDVGQLLAATQEERTFFSIAADPEALIAARRLALLDVLGTNAPSDSVDASGDDASADWLATVNSFLADSRDLRAAVTVVESSDFLLLADNSFLPVSVSNALNQPVTVYITVSPRTGLLAVGAQRVELTIEANSQARGNIPVQSLSNGVVDVEISLTSSTGLEIGTRTVSKINVQAGWETLIVLAFAALVVVIFSVGFVRSIVRRRKPVDD; translated from the coding sequence ATGAGAGTGTTCAGCGCCGCCGTGGCGCTCGGTCTCAGCCTCGGCGTCGCCGCAGGTGGTGCGGCCGCAGCTCCGAGTGCCGCCGCTCCGAGTGCCGCCGAGATTGCAGCGGTAAGTCCTGCCTCTGTCGCCACTCAGGTTTCCATCATTGCGCCTCTCACCGTGCCGAGCGGTAGTGGCGGTTTGCTCTCCGCTGAAACGTTGACCGACTATACGGGGCCCTCTGGCTTGCTGACACGCCAGTTGGATGCTGTCGCCGGCAAAGCTCTCACCGTCGCCATTGACCCCCTGATTGTGGCCTCTATTCGGGTGCTGGGCACAAGCGCCCCCGAATCTGCACGCGGTTGGCTTGAGCGGCTGTCACTCATCAGCAATGAGGTCGTTCCGCTGCCGTATGCCAATTCTGACCCGACCTTGGTTACTCAAACGGGCCGGGAAGAGATTCTTGGCCCGATTAGCTTCGACTTTGCGCTGAATCCGGCGAACTTTGCCGCAGCGGACGAGTCAGAAACCACCGAAACTCAGGCACCAATGGATGTCGGAACCGACGTGGTGCCCCCGTACCCGACATCCGGAGAACTGGTGGCGTGGGACTACGCGATCGACGGGTTCGTGAGGCCGCGGTCCAACACTGTTGTGGCGGACGATATTGCTGTATTGGCCGCGGCCAACTTCAGTACCACTGTGCTGTCGTCAACAAATGTGTCGCGAGATCCCGGTGCCGGTTCTGTGGTCATGATCGATGGAATGACGGCGCTGATCGCCGATTCGGCCGCATCCACCGCAATGGATGAGGCACTCGGTTCCACCCTCGATCGAGACGTTCCGGCGGCTGAGGCTGAACTGGTGTCCTCTGTGCTTGCCGCTGGCGCGTCGCAGGCAGCGGAGACCGGTTCGGTTCTGATCACGATCGACCACTCGCTCGAACTCAGCTCTGCGCGGTTGGACACGGCGCTGGCGAGTCTCAGCTCAAGCCCGTCAATCACCCTCGTTCCTCTCACCACGTTGGCTTCGGCCACGCCGGCGGCGGCGACCATCTCCGATCTCCCTCAGAGTGAGGCCCGGATTAACGATGTCGGCCAGCTTCTGGCGGCGACCCAGGAAGAGCGCACCTTCTTCTCGATCGCGGCCGACCCGGAGGCTCTCATTGCTGCGCGCCGACTTGCTTTGCTTGACGTTCTGGGCACAAATGCTCCGAGCGACTCAGTTGATGCCTCTGGCGATGATGCCTCAGCCGACTGGCTGGCCACGGTCAATAGCTTCTTGGCCGATTCTCGTGACCTGCGCGCCGCAGTTACGGTCGTCGAGTCCAGCGATTTCCTCCTACTGGCCGACAACAGCTTTTTACCGGTCTCCGTCAGTAACGCCCTCAATCAGCCGGTAACAGTATACATCACTGTTTCTCCCCGAACCGGTCTCCTTGCGGTGGGGGCCCAACGGGTGGAACTCACGATCGAAGCAAACTCGCAGGCTCGGGGCAACATCCCGGTTCAGTCGCTTTCTAATGGTGTCGTGGATGTCGAAATCAGTCTTACCAGCAGCACCGGTCTGGAGATTGGCACACGCACGGTCAGCAAGATCAACGTTCAAGCAGGCTGGGAAACGCTCATTGTCCTCGCGTTCGCCGCCCTCGTTGTCGTGATTTTCAGCGTGGGATTTGTCCGCAGCATTGTGCGCCGTCGAAAGCCTGTCGATGACTAA
- a CDS encoding oxidoreductase, with the protein MNARTKWTASDIGDLTGKVAIVTGANSGLGYETSRAMLAAGAHVVMTMRTAEKATAAATALLEELGEVSLETMLLDLADLESIRRFSDNFHANHSQLDLLINNAGIMMTDAHLTVDGFEAQLGTNHLGHFALTGRLLDLITATPGARVVSLSSVAHRWEPMEFGNLMFQNGSYTPRAAYGRSKLANLLFAYELQRRFEAAGADAISVAAHPGTAGTGLADHLFDRWYLRPLKKLVFLGIQTPRQGARTSLRAATDPTVTGGEYFGPSGRKEHRGAPVPVESSPASHSETDAGKLWIESERLTSVNYESLRTPTK; encoded by the coding sequence GTGAACGCTCGAACCAAATGGACCGCTTCTGACATCGGAGACCTCACGGGGAAAGTTGCGATTGTCACCGGGGCCAACTCGGGCCTCGGCTACGAAACGAGTCGGGCGATGCTAGCCGCGGGTGCACACGTCGTAATGACGATGCGCACGGCCGAAAAAGCGACAGCCGCCGCGACAGCACTATTGGAAGAGCTTGGCGAGGTGTCACTGGAAACCATGCTGCTGGATCTTGCCGATCTTGAGTCGATCCGCCGCTTCAGCGACAATTTTCATGCGAATCACTCGCAGCTTGACCTGCTGATCAACAACGCCGGAATCATGATGACGGATGCGCACCTCACCGTCGACGGCTTTGAAGCACAGCTCGGCACCAACCACCTCGGCCATTTTGCGCTCACCGGCCGTCTGCTCGACCTGATCACTGCGACACCGGGCGCCCGTGTAGTGAGTCTGTCTAGCGTTGCGCACCGCTGGGAGCCCATGGAGTTTGGCAACCTGATGTTCCAGAATGGGTCGTACACGCCTCGGGCGGCCTACGGTCGCTCAAAGCTGGCCAACCTACTGTTCGCCTATGAGCTGCAGCGCCGCTTTGAAGCAGCCGGAGCGGATGCGATTTCGGTTGCAGCGCATCCGGGAACGGCGGGCACCGGACTTGCCGACCATCTGTTCGACCGCTGGTATCTTCGACCGCTGAAGAAGCTCGTTTTTTTGGGTATTCAAACCCCGCGGCAGGGTGCCCGAACCTCATTGCGCGCTGCGACCGACCCAACCGTAACCGGCGGCGAATACTTTGGGCCGTCGGGCCGTAAGGAACACCGGGGGGCACCCGTGCCAGTCGAATCGAGCCCCGCGTCGCACTCAGAAACTGATGCGGGAAAGTTGTGGATCGAATCCGAGCGGCTCACCAGCGTTAACTACGAAAGCCTCCGAACACCCACCAAGTAG
- a CDS encoding CCA tRNA nucleotidyltransferase: protein MESVADAIESLGNLADSKPVATLAARFAAEGFELALVGGPVRDAFLGRAVTDLDFATNASPDDIMRIVTPISEAQWDIGRDFGTIAARIDGETVEITTYRADSYDGETRKPVVVFGDSLQKDLERRDFSVNAMALRLPERVLVDPWNGVADLLSKTLTTPGAPELSFGDDPLRMMRAARFTSQLGFTVSPDTVRAMTKLAPRIDIVSVERVSDELTKLLKTDDPVAGIRLLVETGLAEHVLPEIPALKLEVDEHAHHKDVYEHSLTVLRQAIELEKSRPSIEGPDLVLRMAALLHDIGKPSTRKIERGGVVTFHHHDVVGAKLATKRLRTLRFDKETITSVARLVELHLRFFGYTEGAWTDSAVRRYVRDAGAQLERLHIITRADVTTRNVRKADRLSFAYDDLEARITAIAEAEGIAAVRPDLDGEQIMAILGIKPSRDVGDAYKFLLELRLDEGPLGDEEAEKRLRAWWSER from the coding sequence ATGGAGAGTGTTGCCGACGCAATTGAGAGTCTGGGAAATCTTGCCGACTCTAAGCCCGTAGCCACCCTAGCGGCGCGATTCGCGGCCGAAGGATTCGAACTCGCGCTAGTGGGCGGACCGGTTCGCGATGCGTTCCTGGGCCGGGCGGTCACCGACCTCGATTTTGCGACCAATGCGAGCCCCGACGACATCATGCGGATCGTTACGCCGATCTCCGAAGCGCAGTGGGATATCGGCCGCGATTTCGGCACAATTGCTGCTCGTATTGACGGAGAAACGGTAGAAATTACCACCTACCGGGCCGACAGTTATGACGGTGAAACCAGAAAGCCCGTGGTGGTTTTTGGTGATTCTCTCCAGAAAGATCTCGAACGCCGCGATTTTAGTGTGAATGCGATGGCGCTGCGGCTGCCCGAGCGGGTACTGGTTGACCCGTGGAATGGTGTTGCGGATCTGCTGAGCAAGACGCTCACGACGCCGGGTGCGCCTGAGTTGTCGTTTGGCGATGATCCGCTGCGGATGATGCGGGCCGCACGATTCACCTCACAACTGGGCTTCACTGTCTCCCCCGATACCGTTCGCGCCATGACCAAACTTGCGCCGCGCATTGACATCGTGAGCGTTGAGCGTGTTAGTGATGAGCTCACGAAACTGTTGAAAACGGATGACCCGGTTGCCGGCATCCGCCTGCTGGTAGAGACGGGGCTTGCCGAGCATGTGCTCCCTGAGATTCCTGCACTGAAGCTTGAAGTGGATGAGCACGCCCATCACAAGGATGTCTACGAGCACTCTCTCACCGTGTTGCGTCAGGCCATTGAGCTTGAGAAGAGCCGCCCCAGCATTGAGGGCCCAGATCTCGTGTTGCGGATGGCCGCCCTGTTGCACGACATTGGCAAACCGTCTACGCGCAAAATTGAGCGAGGCGGCGTGGTCACGTTTCATCATCACGATGTTGTTGGAGCAAAGCTGGCGACCAAGCGATTGCGCACGCTGCGGTTCGACAAAGAGACCATCACGTCGGTTGCGCGTTTGGTCGAACTGCATCTGCGTTTTTTTGGCTACACCGAGGGTGCCTGGACTGACTCGGCTGTGCGTCGCTATGTTCGGGATGCCGGAGCGCAACTTGAGCGATTGCACATCATCACGCGGGCCGATGTCACCACTAGGAATGTGCGCAAAGCGGACCGCTTATCGTTTGCCTACGACGATCTCGAAGCACGTATCACTGCGATTGCCGAGGCAGAAGGAATCGCCGCAGTTCGCCCCGACCTCGATGGCGAGCAGATCATGGCGATTTTGGGAATCAAACCCAGCCGCGATGTAGGGGACGCGTACAAATTTTTGCTCGAGCTGCGCTTGGATGAGGGACCGCTCGGTGATGAGGAAGCAGAGAAGCGCTTGCGCGCCTGGTGGTCAGAGCGCTAG
- a CDS encoding single-stranded DNA-binding protein gives MAGETVITVVGNLTADPELRYTQGGLAVANFTIASTPRTFDRASNEWKDGEALFLRASCWREFAEHVAGTLTKGSRVVAQGRLRQRSYETKEGEKRTSMELEIDEIGPSLRYATAQITRAPRDSSAPRAAQQSGGQSSSNDEPWAASAPAASGDVWNTPGNYSDETPF, from the coding sequence GTGGCCGGCGAGACAGTCATTACGGTCGTGGGTAACCTCACGGCAGATCCTGAACTGCGGTACACGCAGGGTGGACTTGCTGTGGCTAACTTCACCATTGCCTCAACGCCGCGCACCTTCGATCGAGCATCGAACGAGTGGAAAGACGGAGAAGCACTCTTTCTCCGCGCTTCGTGCTGGCGTGAATTCGCCGAGCACGTTGCGGGAACACTGACTAAGGGCAGCCGCGTTGTCGCGCAGGGCCGCCTTCGTCAGCGCTCCTACGAAACCAAGGAGGGCGAAAAGCGCACGAGTATGGAACTGGAGATCGACGAGATCGGTCCCAGCCTTCGCTATGCGACCGCGCAGATCACCCGTGCGCCCCGCGACAGCTCGGCTCCTCGTGCAGCCCAGCAAAGTGGTGGACAGTCGTCGTCTAACGACGAGCCGTGGGCGGCTAGCGCTCCTGCAGCATCTGGTGACGTGTGGAACACCCCCGGCAACTACTCCGACGAGACGCCTTTTTAG
- a CDS encoding ParB/RepB/Spo0J family partition protein has translation MAAPKRTGLGRGIGALIPASDDSEQRPVDVFFPSRESPVDKLRAVPGARLANLSPGDIAPNARQPRTEFREEELSELIVSIREIGVLQPIVVRPLVGATEGEPQYELVMGERRLRASMHLGLATIPAVIKSTADEDMLRDALLENLHRANLNPLEEASAYQQLLADFGITQEQLAERIGRSRPQITNTMRLLRLPESVQRRVAAGVLTAGHARALLSLPDAEGMERLADKIVNEELSVRAAEAAAGSLSTKPARPKPSRGKKQGPLDEIAERLADRLNTRVKVTLGASKGQVVIDFATVGDLNRILEELGDTGFNR, from the coding sequence ATGGCAGCACCCAAACGCACGGGTCTTGGTCGGGGAATCGGCGCGCTTATCCCGGCATCCGATGATAGTGAACAACGCCCAGTCGATGTCTTCTTCCCGAGCCGAGAGTCCCCCGTCGATAAGCTTCGCGCTGTACCCGGAGCGCGGCTAGCAAACCTCTCCCCCGGTGATATTGCCCCCAACGCCCGTCAGCCTCGAACTGAGTTTCGCGAAGAGGAGCTGTCCGAGCTCATAGTTTCCATCCGTGAGATTGGTGTGCTTCAGCCGATTGTGGTTCGGCCACTAGTGGGTGCCACGGAGGGCGAGCCGCAGTACGAACTGGTGATGGGTGAACGTCGGCTCCGCGCGAGCATGCACTTGGGTTTGGCAACGATCCCGGCTGTCATCAAGAGCACAGCTGACGAAGACATGCTGCGCGATGCGCTTCTCGAAAACTTGCACCGCGCAAACCTTAATCCTCTTGAGGAAGCATCGGCGTATCAACAGCTTCTGGCGGACTTTGGGATTACCCAGGAGCAGCTGGCCGAGCGTATTGGTCGTTCAAGGCCACAAATCACCAACACGATGCGCCTGTTGCGGCTTCCTGAGAGTGTTCAGCGGCGAGTGGCTGCTGGTGTTCTCACCGCGGGACACGCCCGTGCGCTGCTCTCCCTGCCGGATGCTGAAGGGATGGAGCGTCTTGCCGACAAAATCGTCAATGAGGAGCTCTCCGTTCGTGCCGCGGAGGCGGCAGCGGGCTCACTCTCCACGAAACCTGCTCGCCCCAAGCCTTCGCGCGGAAAAAAACAGGGCCCGCTCGATGAGATTGCCGAGCGCCTCGCTGACCGGCTCAATACGCGGGTCAAGGTAACCCTGGGTGCAAGCAAGGGTCAGGTGGTCATCGATTTCGCGACGGTTGGTGACCTCAACCGGATTCTCGAAGAGCTCGGTGACACTGGTTTTAACCGCTAG